One segment of Arvicanthis niloticus isolate mArvNil1 chromosome 5, mArvNil1.pat.X, whole genome shotgun sequence DNA contains the following:
- the Kif12 gene encoding kinesin-like protein KIF12 isoform X4, producing MEERGSPDGHRDPVRNLEQGLEGSETPIQVVLRVRPMSTVELRRGEQSALHCSGTRTLQVSPPGGGPDMAFRFGAVLDGARTQEDVFRACGVKRLGELALRGFSCTVFTFGQTGSGKTYTLTGPPPQGEGVPVPPNLAGIMQRTFTWLLDRVQHLDSPITLRASYLEIYNEQVWDLLSLGSPRPLPVRWTKARGFYVEQLRVVEFGSLEALMELLQMGLSRRRSSSHTLNQASSRSHALLTLHISRATSQQVPPVDLGEPPVGGKLCFVDLAGSEKVAATGSRGQLMLEANSINRSLLALGHCISLLLDPQKKQSHIPFRDSKLTKLLADSLGGRGVTLMVACVSPSAQCLPETLSTLRYASRAQRITTRPQGPKSPGAKPPQQVEAELLQLQEENRNLRLQLDQMHTRAPGTHEARVAWAQRNLYGMLQEFMLENESLRKEMKQLRSSRDLARAEQRVLAQQVHELERHIFSACSLPQQGSAPVCPCRMAPAASCHGLPPLCYCHHLCPLCRVSLAHWACPRREYHVPQQVLEPEAPGHMSSSVRPPPWAPPPSPGSAKPPRERSHSDWTQTRVLAEMLTGEEVVPSAPPLPAGPSNMPHVLRGESGIPNLTQRLETLTHQISSSLNLGQRQPQPSTNDDIQSPGQGLSSC from the exons ATGGAGGAACGTGGGTCTCCTGATGG TCACAGAGACCCAGTGCGGAACCTGGAGCAAGGGCTGGAAGGATCAGAAACCCCCATTCAAGTAGTGCTCAG GGTGCGACCCATGAGCACAGTAGAGCTGCGTAGAGGGGAGCAGAGTGCACTGCACTGCTCAGGGACCAGGACTCTGCAG GTGAGTCCTCCAGGTGGAGGCCCCGACATGGCATTCCGCTTTGGCGCAGTACTGGACGGGGCGCGCACACAGGAGGACGTGTTTAGAGCTTGTGGTGTGAAGCGCCTGGGCGAGTTGGCGCTTCGAGG TTTCTCCTGCACGGTCTTCACTTTTGGCCAGACTGGTTCTGGGAAGACCTACACTCTAACTGGACCTCCACCACAG GGGGAAGGGGTGCCCGTGCCCCCCAACCTGGCTGGCATCATGCAGAGGACCTTCACCTGGCTATTAGATCGTGTGCAGCACCTGGATTCCCCTATCACCCTCCGAGCCTCCTACTTGGAGATctacaatgagcag gttTGGGACTTGCTGAGTCTGGGGTCTCCGCGGCCTCTGCCTGTTAGGTGGACCAAAGCACGAGGCTTCTATGTGGAGCAGCTTCGGGTGGTGGAGTTTGGAAGCCTGGAAGCTTTGATGGAGCTCCTGCAGATGG GTCTCAGCCGTCGTCGGAGCTCCTCACATACCTTGAACCAGGCCTCCAGCAGAAGCCATGCCCTGCTCACACTCCACATCAGCCGAGCAACT TCTCAGCAGGTACCCCCTGTGGACCTTGGGGAGCCCCCTGTTGGAGGAAAGCTGTGCTTCGTGGACCTTGCAGGCAGTGAGAAGGTGGCAGCCACAGGATCCCGAGGGCAGCTGATGCTTGAGGCCAATAGCATTAACCGTAGCCTATTGGCATTGG gCCACTGCATCTCCCTGCTGTTGGACCCACAGAAGAAGCAGAGCCACATTCCCTTCCGTGACAGCAAGCTCACCAAGCTCCTGGCAGACTCACTTGGGGGCCGTGGGGTCACGCTCATG GTTGCCTGCGTGTCCCCTTCAGCGCAGTGCCTTCCTGAGACTCTCAGTACTCTGCGATATGCAAGCCGAGCTCAGCGGATCACCACCCGGCCACAGGGTCCCAAG TCCCCTGGAGCAAAGCCACCCCAGCAAGTAGAGGCCGAGCTGCTACAGCTCCAAGAGGAGAACCGGAACCTGCGGCTCCAGCTGGATCAAATGCACACCAGGG CACCAGGGACCCATGAAGCCCGGGTGGCCTGGGCCCAGCGAAACCTCTATGGGATGCTGCAGGAGTTTATGCTGGAGAATGAGAGTCTTAG GAAGGAAATGAAACAGCTGCGGAGTAGCCGGGACCTGGCCCGGGCAGAGCAGCGTGTCCTGGCCCAGCAGGTCCATGAACTGGAGAG GCACATCTTTTCAGCGTGTTCCCTTCCCCAGCAGGGCTCTGCCCCTGTGTGCCCCTGCAGGATGGCTCCAGCTGCCTCCTGCCAT GGACTGCCACCCCTCTGCTATTGCCATCACCTCTGTCCTCTGTGCCGAGTGTCCTTGGCCCACTGGGCCTGCCCACGGAGAGAGTACCATGTGCCACAG CAGGTGCTGGAGCCCGAAGCCCCAGGTCACATGTCTTCATCTGTGCGGCCCCCACCCTGGGCACCTCCACCAAGCCCAGGCTCTGCCAAGCCCCCACGAGAAAG AAGCCATAGTGACTGGACCCAGACACGAGTCCTGGCAGAGATGCTGACGGGAGAGGAAGTAGTACCCTCCGCACCACCCTTGCCTGCAGGACCCTCGAACATGCCACATGTGCTAAGAG GAGAATCTGGGATCCCAAACCTGACCCAGAGGCTGGAAACCCTCACACACCAGATCAGCAGCTCCCTGAATCTTGGCCAGAGACAACCACAGCCCAGCACCAACGACGACATACAGAGCCCTGGCCAAGGTCTCTCTTCTTGTTAA
- the Kif12 gene encoding kinesin-like protein KIF12 isoform X1 codes for MEERGSPDGHRDPVRNLEQGLEGSETPIQVVLRVRPMSTVELRRGEQSALHCSGTRTLQVSPPGGGPDMAFRFGAVLDGARTQEDVFRACGVKRLGELALRGFSCTVFTFGQTGSGKTYTLTGPPPQGEGVPVPPNLAGIMQRTFTWLLDRVQHLDSPITLRASYLEIYNEQVWDLLSLGSPRPLPVRWTKARGFYVEQLRVVEFGSLEALMELLQMGLSRRRSSSHTLNQASSRSHALLTLHISRATSQQVPPVDLGEPPVGGKLCFVDLAGSEKVAATGSRGQLMLEANSINRSLLALGHCISLLLDPQKKQSHIPFRDSKLTKLLADSLGGRGVTLMVACVSPSAQCLPETLSTLRYASRAQRITTRPQGPKSPGAKPPQQVEAELLQLQEENRNLRLQLDQMHTRAPGTHEARVAWAQRNLYGMLQEFMLENESLRKEMKQLRSSRDLARAEQRVLAQQVHELERHIFSACSLPQQGSAPVCPCRMAPAASCHGLPPLCYCHHLCPLCRVSLAHWACPRREYHVPQQVLEPEAPGHMSSSVRPPPWAPPPSPGSAKPPRERSHSDWTQTRVLAEMLTGEEVVPSAPPLPAGPSNMPHVLRELLWEFQLLRDSLSPCKGLFHFCLLLGCPGCICLSWKLQTGLSCRPLSPSLSLLSASPLLPPGGQETFMRSQHNSYQVWSPRHRACNNVASSSPHSLGLFLQVWTMHCFSCVTRVSTVPRGCLDETVKAKRRKDCPVVQCESPDADTQVSRWHPQLLLFLTRSQVTQSSLEFDMWLRVILYS; via the exons ATGGAGGAACGTGGGTCTCCTGATGG TCACAGAGACCCAGTGCGGAACCTGGAGCAAGGGCTGGAAGGATCAGAAACCCCCATTCAAGTAGTGCTCAG GGTGCGACCCATGAGCACAGTAGAGCTGCGTAGAGGGGAGCAGAGTGCACTGCACTGCTCAGGGACCAGGACTCTGCAG GTGAGTCCTCCAGGTGGAGGCCCCGACATGGCATTCCGCTTTGGCGCAGTACTGGACGGGGCGCGCACACAGGAGGACGTGTTTAGAGCTTGTGGTGTGAAGCGCCTGGGCGAGTTGGCGCTTCGAGG TTTCTCCTGCACGGTCTTCACTTTTGGCCAGACTGGTTCTGGGAAGACCTACACTCTAACTGGACCTCCACCACAG GGGGAAGGGGTGCCCGTGCCCCCCAACCTGGCTGGCATCATGCAGAGGACCTTCACCTGGCTATTAGATCGTGTGCAGCACCTGGATTCCCCTATCACCCTCCGAGCCTCCTACTTGGAGATctacaatgagcag gttTGGGACTTGCTGAGTCTGGGGTCTCCGCGGCCTCTGCCTGTTAGGTGGACCAAAGCACGAGGCTTCTATGTGGAGCAGCTTCGGGTGGTGGAGTTTGGAAGCCTGGAAGCTTTGATGGAGCTCCTGCAGATGG GTCTCAGCCGTCGTCGGAGCTCCTCACATACCTTGAACCAGGCCTCCAGCAGAAGCCATGCCCTGCTCACACTCCACATCAGCCGAGCAACT TCTCAGCAGGTACCCCCTGTGGACCTTGGGGAGCCCCCTGTTGGAGGAAAGCTGTGCTTCGTGGACCTTGCAGGCAGTGAGAAGGTGGCAGCCACAGGATCCCGAGGGCAGCTGATGCTTGAGGCCAATAGCATTAACCGTAGCCTATTGGCATTGG gCCACTGCATCTCCCTGCTGTTGGACCCACAGAAGAAGCAGAGCCACATTCCCTTCCGTGACAGCAAGCTCACCAAGCTCCTGGCAGACTCACTTGGGGGCCGTGGGGTCACGCTCATG GTTGCCTGCGTGTCCCCTTCAGCGCAGTGCCTTCCTGAGACTCTCAGTACTCTGCGATATGCAAGCCGAGCTCAGCGGATCACCACCCGGCCACAGGGTCCCAAG TCCCCTGGAGCAAAGCCACCCCAGCAAGTAGAGGCCGAGCTGCTACAGCTCCAAGAGGAGAACCGGAACCTGCGGCTCCAGCTGGATCAAATGCACACCAGGG CACCAGGGACCCATGAAGCCCGGGTGGCCTGGGCCCAGCGAAACCTCTATGGGATGCTGCAGGAGTTTATGCTGGAGAATGAGAGTCTTAG GAAGGAAATGAAACAGCTGCGGAGTAGCCGGGACCTGGCCCGGGCAGAGCAGCGTGTCCTGGCCCAGCAGGTCCATGAACTGGAGAG GCACATCTTTTCAGCGTGTTCCCTTCCCCAGCAGGGCTCTGCCCCTGTGTGCCCCTGCAGGATGGCTCCAGCTGCCTCCTGCCAT GGACTGCCACCCCTCTGCTATTGCCATCACCTCTGTCCTCTGTGCCGAGTGTCCTTGGCCCACTGGGCCTGCCCACGGAGAGAGTACCATGTGCCACAG CAGGTGCTGGAGCCCGAAGCCCCAGGTCACATGTCTTCATCTGTGCGGCCCCCACCCTGGGCACCTCCACCAAGCCCAGGCTCTGCCAAGCCCCCACGAGAAAG AAGCCATAGTGACTGGACCCAGACACGAGTCCTGGCAGAGATGCTGACGGGAGAGGAAGTAGTACCCTCCGCACCACCCTTGCCTGCAGGACCCTCGAACATGCCACATGTGCTAAGAG AGCTCTTGTGGGAGTTTCAGCTCTTAAGGGATAGTTTGTCTCCTTGTAAAGGACTGTTccatttctgccttctccttgggTGTCCAGGATGCATCTGCCTTAGTTGGAAACTCCAGACAG GCCTTTCCTGCAGGCCTCTGAGCCCCTCCTTGTCTTTGCTTTCTGCGAGTCCTCTGCTGCCCCCAGGTGGACAAGAGACATTCATGCGGTCTCAGCACAATTCCTACCAGGTATGGAGTCCAAGGCACAGGGCCTGTAACAATGTGGCTTCCTCAAGTCCACACTCTTTGGGGTTGTTCTTACAAGTGTGGACCATGCATTGTTTCAGCTGTGTCACTCGAGTAAGTACTGTCCCACGTGGATGTTTAGATGAAACTGtcaaagccaaaaggagaaagGACTGCCCTGTGGTTCAGTGCGAGTCCCCGGACGCTGATACTCAAGTGTCCAGGTGGCACCCTCAACTCCTCCTTTTTTTGACAAGATCTCAAGTAACCCAGTCTAGCCTTGAATTTGATATGTGGTTGAGGGTGATCCTGTACTCCTGA
- the Kif12 gene encoding kinesin-like protein KIF12 isoform X2, giving the protein MEERGSPDGHRDPVRNLEQGLEGSETPIQVVLRVRPMSTVELRRGEQSALHCSGTRTLQVSPPGGGPDMAFRFGAVLDGARTQEDVFRACGVKRLGELALRGFSCTVFTFGQTGSGKTYTLTGPPPQGEGVPVPPNLAGIMQRTFTWLLDRVQHLDSPITLRASYLEIYNEQVWDLLSLGSPRPLPVRWTKARGFYVEQLRVVEFGSLEALMELLQMGLSRRRSSSHTLNQASSRSHALLTLHISRATSQQVPPVDLGEPPVGGKLCFVDLAGSEKVAATGSRGQLMLEANSINRSLLALGHCISLLLDPQKKQSHIPFRDSKLTKLLADSLGGRGVTLMVACVSPSAQCLPETLSTLRYASRAQRITTRPQGPKSPGAKPPQQVEAELLQLQEENRNLRLQLDQMHTRAPGTHEARVAWAQRNLYGMLQEFMLENESLRKEMKQLRSSRDLARAEQRVLAQQVHELERHIFSACSLPQQGSAPVCPCRMAPAASCHGLPPLCYCHHLCPLCRVSLAHWACPRREYHVPQVLEPEAPGHMSSSVRPPPWAPPPSPGSAKPPRERSHSDWTQTRVLAEMLTGEEVVPSAPPLPAGPSNMPHVLRELLWEFQLLRDSLSPCKGLFHFCLLLGCPGCICLSWKLQTGLSCRPLSPSLSLLSASPLLPPGGQETFMRSQHNSYQVWSPRHRACNNVASSSPHSLGLFLQVWTMHCFSCVTRVSTVPRGCLDETVKAKRRKDCPVVQCESPDADTQVSRWHPQLLLFLTRSQVTQSSLEFDMWLRVILYS; this is encoded by the exons ATGGAGGAACGTGGGTCTCCTGATGG TCACAGAGACCCAGTGCGGAACCTGGAGCAAGGGCTGGAAGGATCAGAAACCCCCATTCAAGTAGTGCTCAG GGTGCGACCCATGAGCACAGTAGAGCTGCGTAGAGGGGAGCAGAGTGCACTGCACTGCTCAGGGACCAGGACTCTGCAG GTGAGTCCTCCAGGTGGAGGCCCCGACATGGCATTCCGCTTTGGCGCAGTACTGGACGGGGCGCGCACACAGGAGGACGTGTTTAGAGCTTGTGGTGTGAAGCGCCTGGGCGAGTTGGCGCTTCGAGG TTTCTCCTGCACGGTCTTCACTTTTGGCCAGACTGGTTCTGGGAAGACCTACACTCTAACTGGACCTCCACCACAG GGGGAAGGGGTGCCCGTGCCCCCCAACCTGGCTGGCATCATGCAGAGGACCTTCACCTGGCTATTAGATCGTGTGCAGCACCTGGATTCCCCTATCACCCTCCGAGCCTCCTACTTGGAGATctacaatgagcag gttTGGGACTTGCTGAGTCTGGGGTCTCCGCGGCCTCTGCCTGTTAGGTGGACCAAAGCACGAGGCTTCTATGTGGAGCAGCTTCGGGTGGTGGAGTTTGGAAGCCTGGAAGCTTTGATGGAGCTCCTGCAGATGG GTCTCAGCCGTCGTCGGAGCTCCTCACATACCTTGAACCAGGCCTCCAGCAGAAGCCATGCCCTGCTCACACTCCACATCAGCCGAGCAACT TCTCAGCAGGTACCCCCTGTGGACCTTGGGGAGCCCCCTGTTGGAGGAAAGCTGTGCTTCGTGGACCTTGCAGGCAGTGAGAAGGTGGCAGCCACAGGATCCCGAGGGCAGCTGATGCTTGAGGCCAATAGCATTAACCGTAGCCTATTGGCATTGG gCCACTGCATCTCCCTGCTGTTGGACCCACAGAAGAAGCAGAGCCACATTCCCTTCCGTGACAGCAAGCTCACCAAGCTCCTGGCAGACTCACTTGGGGGCCGTGGGGTCACGCTCATG GTTGCCTGCGTGTCCCCTTCAGCGCAGTGCCTTCCTGAGACTCTCAGTACTCTGCGATATGCAAGCCGAGCTCAGCGGATCACCACCCGGCCACAGGGTCCCAAG TCCCCTGGAGCAAAGCCACCCCAGCAAGTAGAGGCCGAGCTGCTACAGCTCCAAGAGGAGAACCGGAACCTGCGGCTCCAGCTGGATCAAATGCACACCAGGG CACCAGGGACCCATGAAGCCCGGGTGGCCTGGGCCCAGCGAAACCTCTATGGGATGCTGCAGGAGTTTATGCTGGAGAATGAGAGTCTTAG GAAGGAAATGAAACAGCTGCGGAGTAGCCGGGACCTGGCCCGGGCAGAGCAGCGTGTCCTGGCCCAGCAGGTCCATGAACTGGAGAG GCACATCTTTTCAGCGTGTTCCCTTCCCCAGCAGGGCTCTGCCCCTGTGTGCCCCTGCAGGATGGCTCCAGCTGCCTCCTGCCAT GGACTGCCACCCCTCTGCTATTGCCATCACCTCTGTCCTCTGTGCCGAGTGTCCTTGGCCCACTGGGCCTGCCCACGGAGAGAGTACCATGTGCCACAG GTGCTGGAGCCCGAAGCCCCAGGTCACATGTCTTCATCTGTGCGGCCCCCACCCTGGGCACCTCCACCAAGCCCAGGCTCTGCCAAGCCCCCACGAGAAAG AAGCCATAGTGACTGGACCCAGACACGAGTCCTGGCAGAGATGCTGACGGGAGAGGAAGTAGTACCCTCCGCACCACCCTTGCCTGCAGGACCCTCGAACATGCCACATGTGCTAAGAG AGCTCTTGTGGGAGTTTCAGCTCTTAAGGGATAGTTTGTCTCCTTGTAAAGGACTGTTccatttctgccttctccttgggTGTCCAGGATGCATCTGCCTTAGTTGGAAACTCCAGACAG GCCTTTCCTGCAGGCCTCTGAGCCCCTCCTTGTCTTTGCTTTCTGCGAGTCCTCTGCTGCCCCCAGGTGGACAAGAGACATTCATGCGGTCTCAGCACAATTCCTACCAGGTATGGAGTCCAAGGCACAGGGCCTGTAACAATGTGGCTTCCTCAAGTCCACACTCTTTGGGGTTGTTCTTACAAGTGTGGACCATGCATTGTTTCAGCTGTGTCACTCGAGTAAGTACTGTCCCACGTGGATGTTTAGATGAAACTGtcaaagccaaaaggagaaagGACTGCCCTGTGGTTCAGTGCGAGTCCCCGGACGCTGATACTCAAGTGTCCAGGTGGCACCCTCAACTCCTCCTTTTTTTGACAAGATCTCAAGTAACCCAGTCTAGCCTTGAATTTGATATGTGGTTGAGGGTGATCCTGTACTCCTGA
- the Kif12 gene encoding kinesin-like protein KIF12 isoform X7: protein MEERGSPDGHRDPVRNLEQGLEGSETPIQVVLRVRPMSTVELRRGEQSALHCSGTRTLQVSPPGGGPDMAFRFGAVLDGARTQEDVFRACGVKRLGELALRGFSCTVFTFGQTGSGKTYTLTGPPPQGEGVPVPPNLAGIMQRTFTWLLDRVQHLDSPITLRASYLEIYNEQVWDLLSLGSPRPLPVRWTKARGFYVEQLRVVEFGSLEALMELLQMGLSRRRSSSHTLNQASSRSHALLTLHISRATSQQVPPVDLGEPPVGGKLCFVDLAGSEKVAATGSRGQLMLEANSINRSLLALGHCISLLLDPQKKQSHIPFRDSKLTKLLADSLGGRGVTLMVACVSPSAQCLPETLSTLRYASRAQRITTRPQGPKSPGAKPPQQVEAELLQLQEENRNLRLQLDQMHTRAPGTHEARVAWAQRNLYGMLQEFMLENESLRKEMKQLRSSRDLARAEQRVLAQQVHELERHIFSACSLPQQGSAPVCPCRMAPAASCHGLPPLCYCHHLCPLCRVSLAHWACPRREYHVPQPP, encoded by the exons ATGGAGGAACGTGGGTCTCCTGATGG TCACAGAGACCCAGTGCGGAACCTGGAGCAAGGGCTGGAAGGATCAGAAACCCCCATTCAAGTAGTGCTCAG GGTGCGACCCATGAGCACAGTAGAGCTGCGTAGAGGGGAGCAGAGTGCACTGCACTGCTCAGGGACCAGGACTCTGCAG GTGAGTCCTCCAGGTGGAGGCCCCGACATGGCATTCCGCTTTGGCGCAGTACTGGACGGGGCGCGCACACAGGAGGACGTGTTTAGAGCTTGTGGTGTGAAGCGCCTGGGCGAGTTGGCGCTTCGAGG TTTCTCCTGCACGGTCTTCACTTTTGGCCAGACTGGTTCTGGGAAGACCTACACTCTAACTGGACCTCCACCACAG GGGGAAGGGGTGCCCGTGCCCCCCAACCTGGCTGGCATCATGCAGAGGACCTTCACCTGGCTATTAGATCGTGTGCAGCACCTGGATTCCCCTATCACCCTCCGAGCCTCCTACTTGGAGATctacaatgagcag gttTGGGACTTGCTGAGTCTGGGGTCTCCGCGGCCTCTGCCTGTTAGGTGGACCAAAGCACGAGGCTTCTATGTGGAGCAGCTTCGGGTGGTGGAGTTTGGAAGCCTGGAAGCTTTGATGGAGCTCCTGCAGATGG GTCTCAGCCGTCGTCGGAGCTCCTCACATACCTTGAACCAGGCCTCCAGCAGAAGCCATGCCCTGCTCACACTCCACATCAGCCGAGCAACT TCTCAGCAGGTACCCCCTGTGGACCTTGGGGAGCCCCCTGTTGGAGGAAAGCTGTGCTTCGTGGACCTTGCAGGCAGTGAGAAGGTGGCAGCCACAGGATCCCGAGGGCAGCTGATGCTTGAGGCCAATAGCATTAACCGTAGCCTATTGGCATTGG gCCACTGCATCTCCCTGCTGTTGGACCCACAGAAGAAGCAGAGCCACATTCCCTTCCGTGACAGCAAGCTCACCAAGCTCCTGGCAGACTCACTTGGGGGCCGTGGGGTCACGCTCATG GTTGCCTGCGTGTCCCCTTCAGCGCAGTGCCTTCCTGAGACTCTCAGTACTCTGCGATATGCAAGCCGAGCTCAGCGGATCACCACCCGGCCACAGGGTCCCAAG TCCCCTGGAGCAAAGCCACCCCAGCAAGTAGAGGCCGAGCTGCTACAGCTCCAAGAGGAGAACCGGAACCTGCGGCTCCAGCTGGATCAAATGCACACCAGGG CACCAGGGACCCATGAAGCCCGGGTGGCCTGGGCCCAGCGAAACCTCTATGGGATGCTGCAGGAGTTTATGCTGGAGAATGAGAGTCTTAG GAAGGAAATGAAACAGCTGCGGAGTAGCCGGGACCTGGCCCGGGCAGAGCAGCGTGTCCTGGCCCAGCAGGTCCATGAACTGGAGAG GCACATCTTTTCAGCGTGTTCCCTTCCCCAGCAGGGCTCTGCCCCTGTGTGCCCCTGCAGGATGGCTCCAGCTGCCTCCTGCCAT GGACTGCCACCCCTCTGCTATTGCCATCACCTCTGTCCTCTGTGCCGAGTGTCCTTGGCCCACTGGGCCTGCCCACGGAGAGAGTACCATGTGCCACAG CCTCCCTAA
- the Kif12 gene encoding kinesin-like protein KIF12 isoform X5, producing the protein MEERGSPDGHRDPVRNLEQGLEGSETPIQVVLRVRPMSTVELRRGEQSALHCSGTRTLQVSPPGGGPDMAFRFGAVLDGARTQEDVFRACGVKRLGELALRGFSCTVFTFGQTGSGKTYTLTGPPPQGEGVPVPPNLAGIMQRTFTWLLDRVQHLDSPITLRASYLEIYNEQVWDLLSLGSPRPLPVRWTKARGFYVEQLRVVEFGSLEALMELLQMGLSRRRSSSHTLNQASSRSHALLTLHISRATSQQVPPVDLGEPPVGGKLCFVDLAGSEKVAATGSRGQLMLEANSINRSLLALGHCISLLLDPQKKQSHIPFRDSKLTKLLADSLGGRGVTLMVACVSPSAQCLPETLSTLRYASRAQRITTRPQGPKSPGAKPPQQVEAELLQLQEENRNLRLQLDQMHTRAPGTHEARVAWAQRNLYGMLQEFMLENESLRKEMKQLRSSRDLARAEQRVLAQQVHELERHIFSACSLPQQGSAPVCPCRMAPAASCHGLPPLCYCHHLCPLCRVSLAHWACPRREYHVPQVLEPEAPGHMSSSVRPPPWAPPPSPGSAKPPRERSHSDWTQTRVLAEMLTGEEVVPSAPPLPAGPSNMPHVLRGESGIPNLTQRLETLTHQISSSLNLGQRQPQPSTNDDIQSPGQGLSSC; encoded by the exons ATGGAGGAACGTGGGTCTCCTGATGG TCACAGAGACCCAGTGCGGAACCTGGAGCAAGGGCTGGAAGGATCAGAAACCCCCATTCAAGTAGTGCTCAG GGTGCGACCCATGAGCACAGTAGAGCTGCGTAGAGGGGAGCAGAGTGCACTGCACTGCTCAGGGACCAGGACTCTGCAG GTGAGTCCTCCAGGTGGAGGCCCCGACATGGCATTCCGCTTTGGCGCAGTACTGGACGGGGCGCGCACACAGGAGGACGTGTTTAGAGCTTGTGGTGTGAAGCGCCTGGGCGAGTTGGCGCTTCGAGG TTTCTCCTGCACGGTCTTCACTTTTGGCCAGACTGGTTCTGGGAAGACCTACACTCTAACTGGACCTCCACCACAG GGGGAAGGGGTGCCCGTGCCCCCCAACCTGGCTGGCATCATGCAGAGGACCTTCACCTGGCTATTAGATCGTGTGCAGCACCTGGATTCCCCTATCACCCTCCGAGCCTCCTACTTGGAGATctacaatgagcag gttTGGGACTTGCTGAGTCTGGGGTCTCCGCGGCCTCTGCCTGTTAGGTGGACCAAAGCACGAGGCTTCTATGTGGAGCAGCTTCGGGTGGTGGAGTTTGGAAGCCTGGAAGCTTTGATGGAGCTCCTGCAGATGG GTCTCAGCCGTCGTCGGAGCTCCTCACATACCTTGAACCAGGCCTCCAGCAGAAGCCATGCCCTGCTCACACTCCACATCAGCCGAGCAACT TCTCAGCAGGTACCCCCTGTGGACCTTGGGGAGCCCCCTGTTGGAGGAAAGCTGTGCTTCGTGGACCTTGCAGGCAGTGAGAAGGTGGCAGCCACAGGATCCCGAGGGCAGCTGATGCTTGAGGCCAATAGCATTAACCGTAGCCTATTGGCATTGG gCCACTGCATCTCCCTGCTGTTGGACCCACAGAAGAAGCAGAGCCACATTCCCTTCCGTGACAGCAAGCTCACCAAGCTCCTGGCAGACTCACTTGGGGGCCGTGGGGTCACGCTCATG GTTGCCTGCGTGTCCCCTTCAGCGCAGTGCCTTCCTGAGACTCTCAGTACTCTGCGATATGCAAGCCGAGCTCAGCGGATCACCACCCGGCCACAGGGTCCCAAG TCCCCTGGAGCAAAGCCACCCCAGCAAGTAGAGGCCGAGCTGCTACAGCTCCAAGAGGAGAACCGGAACCTGCGGCTCCAGCTGGATCAAATGCACACCAGGG CACCAGGGACCCATGAAGCCCGGGTGGCCTGGGCCCAGCGAAACCTCTATGGGATGCTGCAGGAGTTTATGCTGGAGAATGAGAGTCTTAG GAAGGAAATGAAACAGCTGCGGAGTAGCCGGGACCTGGCCCGGGCAGAGCAGCGTGTCCTGGCCCAGCAGGTCCATGAACTGGAGAG GCACATCTTTTCAGCGTGTTCCCTTCCCCAGCAGGGCTCTGCCCCTGTGTGCCCCTGCAGGATGGCTCCAGCTGCCTCCTGCCAT GGACTGCCACCCCTCTGCTATTGCCATCACCTCTGTCCTCTGTGCCGAGTGTCCTTGGCCCACTGGGCCTGCCCACGGAGAGAGTACCATGTGCCACAG GTGCTGGAGCCCGAAGCCCCAGGTCACATGTCTTCATCTGTGCGGCCCCCACCCTGGGCACCTCCACCAAGCCCAGGCTCTGCCAAGCCCCCACGAGAAAG AAGCCATAGTGACTGGACCCAGACACGAGTCCTGGCAGAGATGCTGACGGGAGAGGAAGTAGTACCCTCCGCACCACCCTTGCCTGCAGGACCCTCGAACATGCCACATGTGCTAAGAG GAGAATCTGGGATCCCAAACCTGACCCAGAGGCTGGAAACCCTCACACACCAGATCAGCAGCTCCCTGAATCTTGGCCAGAGACAACCACAGCCCAGCACCAACGACGACATACAGAGCCCTGGCCAAGGTCTCTCTTCTTGTTAA